A genomic segment from Janthinobacterium sp. 64 encodes:
- the ppc gene encoding phosphoenolpyruvate carboxylase yields the protein MQMNEVKDELLSSDIRQLGRLLGDAIRNHLGDPAFERIEHVRQLAIRFRRDNDEAARAQLSDALQALSQEETTQLTRAFSYFSLLANIAEDQHHIRRTRAHLIAGSPPRQGSLSHAVGNVFDAGKADALETFFEDAFVSPVFTAHPTEVQRKSIQNCQMAIARLLSERDRVQMTPEEAEQNEEALGRGIVTLWQTRLLRTSKLSVMDEVANGLSFYDHTILRELPKLYSSLETMLAQRDARWEDAELPNFMKVGSWIGGDRDGNPFVTADILRSTLQTQADKVLDFYLGELRKLASQLSLAQILNACSEPLRALAERSADASPHRVDEPYRRALHGIHARLDATRVVLSGKGKPADGVQPYAAASELLADLDVVQHSLVSNGLRALARGRLRQLRRAVKVFGFSLAPLDLRQNSDVHERVVGELFAGAQPGLVYLDLDEEQRISLLLAELESPRLLTSPYAQYSEETTSELDIFRAVREAHVKYGKESVPNCIISKAASVSDLLEVALLLKEVGLLRQDSREVDVNIIPLFETIADLRAGPAIMARAFGLPFYRGLLESRADQQEVMLGYSDSNKDGGFLTSGWELYKAEIELVTVFKQYQIKLRLFHGRGGSVGRGGGPSYEAILAQPAGAVQGQIRLTEQGEVITAKYANPEVGRRNLEVLVAATIQSTLLPQAQLQPKASAGAGHLAAMEELSGTALNAYRDLVYGTDGFEQYFWESTVIAEIAALNIGSRPASRKKSTSIEDLRAIPWVLSWAQCRLMLPGWFGFGSAVQAYLAAHPADGADVLRGMYTDWPFFTSLLSNMDMVLAKSDIAIAGKYAELVKDKALREAIFARIRAEYAATLDALKLITGQEELQQANPLMQRSIRNRFPYIDPLNHVQVELLKRFREGKQDAAARTGIHLSINGIAAGLRNSG from the coding sequence ATGCAAATGAATGAAGTGAAAGACGAGCTGCTGAGCAGCGATATCCGCCAGCTGGGCCGTCTGCTGGGCGACGCCATCCGCAACCACCTGGGCGATCCTGCCTTCGAGCGCATCGAACATGTGCGCCAGCTGGCCATCCGTTTCCGCCGCGACAATGACGAAGCGGCGCGCGCGCAGCTGTCGGACGCGCTGCAAGCGCTGTCGCAGGAAGAAACCACGCAATTGACGCGCGCCTTCAGCTATTTCTCGCTGCTGGCCAATATCGCGGAAGACCAGCATCACATCCGCCGCACGCGTGCCCATTTGATCGCCGGTTCGCCGCCGCGCCAGGGTAGCCTCAGCCATGCCGTCGGCAACGTGTTTGACGCGGGCAAGGCCGATGCGCTGGAAACCTTTTTCGAAGATGCGTTCGTCAGCCCCGTGTTCACGGCACATCCGACGGAAGTGCAGCGCAAGAGCATCCAGAATTGCCAGATGGCTATCGCCCGCCTGTTGAGCGAGCGCGACCGCGTGCAAATGACGCCGGAAGAGGCGGAGCAAAACGAAGAAGCGCTGGGCCGCGGCATCGTCACCCTGTGGCAGACGCGTCTGCTGCGCACGAGCAAGCTGTCCGTCATGGATGAAGTGGCCAATGGCCTGTCGTTCTACGACCATACGATCTTGCGCGAATTGCCGAAACTGTATTCCTCGCTGGAAACCATGCTGGCCCAGCGCGATGCCCGCTGGGAAGATGCGGAATTGCCCAATTTCATGAAGGTCGGCAGCTGGATAGGCGGCGACCGCGACGGCAACCCGTTTGTCACGGCCGACATCCTGCGCAGCACCCTGCAGACGCAGGCCGACAAAGTGCTCGATTTTTACCTCGGTGAATTGCGCAAGCTCGCGTCGCAACTGTCGCTGGCGCAAATCCTCAATGCCTGCAGCGAGCCGCTGCGCGCACTGGCCGAACGTTCTGCCGATGCGTCGCCGCACCGCGTCGACGAACCATACCGCCGCGCCTTGCACGGCATTCATGCGCGCCTCGATGCCACGCGCGTGGTTCTCTCAGGCAAGGGCAAGCCAGCCGACGGCGTGCAGCCGTATGCTGCCGCGTCTGAGCTGCTGGCCGACCTGGACGTGGTCCAGCATTCGCTCGTCAGCAATGGCTTGCGCGCGCTGGCCCGTGGCCGGCTGCGCCAGCTGCGGCGCGCCGTCAAGGTTTTCGGCTTTTCGCTGGCGCCGCTGGACTTGCGCCAGAATTCCGACGTGCACGAGCGTGTCGTGGGCGAACTGTTCGCGGGCGCCCAGCCGGGCCTGGTCTACCTGGACCTCGACGAAGAGCAGCGCATCAGCCTGCTGCTGGCCGAGCTGGAGTCGCCACGCCTGCTGACGTCGCCGTATGCGCAATACTCGGAAGAAACGACGTCCGAACTCGACATTTTCCGCGCCGTACGCGAAGCGCACGTCAAATACGGCAAGGAATCGGTGCCGAACTGCATCATCTCGAAGGCGGCCAGCGTCTCGGACTTGCTGGAAGTGGCTTTGCTGCTGAAAGAAGTGGGCTTGCTGCGCCAGGACAGCCGCGAAGTGGACGTCAACATCATTCCCCTGTTTGAAACCATAGCCGACTTGCGCGCCGGCCCCGCCATCATGGCGCGCGCCTTCGGCTTGCCGTTCTACCGTGGCTTGCTCGAATCGCGCGCCGACCAGCAGGAAGTCATGCTCGGCTATTCGGACAGCAACAAGGACGGCGGTTTCCTGACGTCCGGCTGGGAACTCTACAAGGCTGAGATCGAACTGGTGACGGTCTTCAAGCAATACCAGATCAAGCTGCGTCTGTTCCACGGCCGCGGCGGTTCTGTCGGACGTGGTGGCGGCCCCAGCTATGAAGCCATCCTGGCCCAGCCGGCAGGCGCCGTGCAGGGGCAGATCCGTTTGACGGAGCAGGGCGAAGTCATCACGGCCAAGTATGCAAACCCGGAAGTGGGGCGCCGCAACCTGGAAGTGCTGGTGGCCGCCACCATCCAGTCGACCCTGCTGCCACAGGCGCAGCTGCAACCGAAGGCGTCGGCCGGCGCGGGCCACCTTGCCGCCATGGAAGAATTGTCTGGCACGGCCCTGAACGCCTATCGCGACCTCGTGTACGGCACGGACGGCTTCGAACAGTATTTCTGGGAATCGACGGTGATCGCGGAAATTGCCGCGCTGAATATCGGCAGCCGTCCCGCCTCGCGCAAGAAATCGACCTCGATCGAGGATTTGCGCGCGATTCCCTGGGTCTTGAGCTGGGCGCAATGCCGTTTGATGTTGCCGGGCTGGTTCGGCTTTGGTTCCGCCGTGCAAGCCTACCTGGCCGCCCATCCCGCCGATGGCGCGGACGTGCTGCGCGGCATGTACACGGATTGGCCCTTCTTTACGTCCTTGCTGTCGAACATGGATATGGTGCTGGCCAAGAGCGACATCGCCATTGCCGGCAAGTATGCGGAACTCGTCAAGGACAAGGCCTTGCGCGAGGCCATCTTTGCGCGCATCCGCGCCGAATATGCGGCCACGCTGGACGCCTTGAAACTGATCACGGGCCAGGAAGAGTTACAGCAAGCCAATCCGCTGATGCAGCGGTCCATACGCAACCGTTTCCCCTATATCGACCCGCTCAACCACGTGCAGGTGGAGCTGTTGAAACGCTTCCGCGAGGGCAAGCAGGATGCGGCGGCGCGCACGGGGATACATTTGTCGATCAATGGCATTGCGGCAGGGTTGCGCAATAGCGGTTAA
- the gap gene encoding type I glyceraldehyde-3-phosphate dehydrogenase: MTIKVAINGYGRIGRNVLRAFYEGGKQQDIEIVAINDLGDAKSNAHLTRYDTVHGKFPGVVTIDGENMLVNGDRIRVFAQRDPALIPWGELGVDVVLECTGFFTTKEKASAHLKGGAKKVIISAPGGKDVDATIVFGVNQHVLKASDTVISNASCTTNCLAPLVKPLNDAIGIESGLMTTVHAYTNDQVLSDVMHEDLRRARSATHSMIPTKTGAAAAVGLVLPELNGKLDGFAIRVPTINVSLVDLSFIAKRDTSVEEVNALLKTASEGALKGILTYQTEPLVSIDFNHNPASSNFDATLTKVSGRLVKVSSWYDNEWGFSNRMLDTTVALMAAK, encoded by the coding sequence ATGACCATCAAAGTTGCCATCAATGGCTATGGCCGCATCGGCCGCAATGTCTTGCGCGCGTTTTATGAAGGCGGCAAGCAGCAGGATATCGAGATCGTCGCCATCAATGACCTGGGCGACGCCAAGTCGAATGCGCACCTGACGCGCTACGACACGGTGCACGGCAAGTTTCCCGGCGTCGTCACCATCGATGGCGAGAATATGCTCGTCAATGGCGACCGCATCCGCGTCTTCGCGCAGCGCGACCCAGCTTTGATCCCTTGGGGCGAACTCGGCGTCGACGTGGTGCTCGAATGCACGGGTTTCTTCACCACCAAGGAAAAAGCCTCGGCCCACCTGAAGGGCGGCGCCAAGAAAGTCATCATTTCCGCACCGGGCGGCAAGGATGTGGACGCCACCATCGTGTTCGGCGTCAACCAGCACGTGCTGAAGGCATCGGACACGGTCATTTCGAATGCCTCGTGCACGACGAATTGTCTGGCGCCATTGGTCAAACCCCTCAACGACGCCATCGGCATCGAATCGGGGCTGATGACCACCGTGCACGCCTACACGAACGACCAGGTCTTGAGCGACGTGATGCATGAAGACTTGCGCCGCGCCCGCTCGGCCACGCATTCGATGATTCCCACCAAGACGGGTGCGGCGGCCGCTGTCGGCCTCGTCTTGCCGGAACTGAATGGCAAGCTCGATGGCTTTGCCATCCGCGTGCCGACGATTAACGTCTCGCTGGTCGACCTGTCCTTCATCGCCAAGCGCGATACCAGCGTCGAGGAAGTCAACGCCTTGCTGAAAACGGCGTCGGAAGGCGCGCTGAAAGGCATTTTGACGTACCAGACGGAACCGCTCGTTTCCATCGATTTCAACCACAACCCGGCCTCGTCGAACTTCGATGCGACCCTGACCAAGGTGTCGGGCCGCCTCGTGAAAGTGTCGTCGTGGTACGACAACGAGTGGGGCTTTTCGAACCGCATGTTGGACACCACGGTCGCCCTGATGGCGGCCAAGTAA
- a CDS encoding DUF485 domain-containing protein: MHDDLVQKLKSDPNYHRLVKVRSRFGWALTGLMMLVYYGYILLIAFDKEFLATKTGTGVMTWGMPIGLFVIVFTVVITGIYVRRANKQFDDLTSAIQARVQA; encoded by the coding sequence ATGCATGACGATCTGGTACAAAAACTCAAGAGTGACCCCAATTATCATCGACTGGTCAAAGTGCGCTCGCGCTTCGGCTGGGCGCTGACGGGCCTGATGATGCTGGTGTATTACGGCTACATTTTGCTCATCGCCTTCGACAAGGAATTCCTTGCCACTAAAACGGGCACCGGCGTGATGACCTGGGGCATGCCGATCGGCCTGTTCGTCATCGTGTTTACCGTGGTGATCACCGGCATTTATGTGCGCCGCGCCAACAAGCAATTCGACGACCTGACCAGCGCCATCCAGGCACGGGTGCAAGCATGA
- a CDS encoding cation acetate symporter: MQRPFACLAALTLLASASSSVLAAGADLGQAVKQPTNWTAIIMFAVFVIFTLFVTKWAAKKTKSASDFYTAGGGITGFQNGLAIAGDYMSAASFLGISAAVFLNGYDGLIYAIGFLVGWPVITFLMAERLRNLGRYTFADVAAYRFKQAPIRIFSASGTLVVVAFYLIAQMVGAGQLIKLLFGLEYWIAVVLVGTLMMIYVLFGGMTATTWVQIIKAVMLLGGATFMAVAVLAQFNFSPEALFAKSVDVHATKEAIMGPGSFIKDPISAISFGMALMFGTAGLPHILMRFFTVPSAKEARKSVFWATTWIAYFYILTFIIGFGAIVLVSTNPEFKDAAGKLLGGNNMAAVHLAKAVGGNVFLGFMSAVAFATILAVVAGLTLSGASAVSHDLYATVIKKGKATGANELKVSRVTTIVLGIIAVVLGIAFEKQNIAFMVSLAFAIAASANFPVLFMSVLWKDCTTRGATIGGFLGLTTAVALTVVSKSVWVDVLGHPAALFPYASPALFSMTAGFVGIWLFSVLDKSPRARIDRAGYEAQQMRSETGIGAAGASAH, encoded by the coding sequence ATGCAACGCCCATTCGCCTGTCTGGCAGCCCTGACCTTGCTGGCGAGCGCCAGCAGCAGCGTGCTGGCGGCCGGCGCCGACCTGGGCCAGGCAGTCAAGCAGCCGACCAACTGGACGGCGATCATCATGTTCGCCGTCTTCGTCATCTTCACCCTGTTCGTCACCAAATGGGCGGCCAAGAAGACCAAGTCGGCCTCCGACTTCTACACGGCCGGCGGCGGCATCACGGGCTTCCAGAATGGCCTGGCCATCGCGGGCGACTATATGTCGGCTGCATCGTTCCTCGGCATTTCCGCCGCCGTCTTCTTGAACGGTTATGACGGCCTGATCTATGCCATCGGCTTTCTCGTCGGCTGGCCCGTCATCACCTTCCTGATGGCCGAGCGCTTGCGCAACCTGGGCCGCTACACCTTTGCCGACGTGGCCGCCTACCGCTTCAAGCAGGCGCCGATCCGTATTTTCTCGGCGTCCGGCACCCTGGTCGTCGTGGCCTTCTACCTGATCGCGCAGATGGTGGGCGCGGGCCAGCTGATCAAGCTGCTGTTCGGCCTCGAATACTGGATCGCCGTCGTCCTGGTCGGTACATTGATGATGATTTACGTGCTGTTTGGCGGCATGACGGCCACCACCTGGGTGCAGATCATCAAGGCCGTGATGCTGCTGGGCGGCGCCACCTTCATGGCCGTGGCCGTGCTGGCGCAGTTCAACTTCAGCCCGGAAGCGCTGTTCGCCAAGTCGGTGGACGTGCATGCCACCAAGGAAGCCATCATGGGCCCCGGTTCCTTCATCAAGGACCCGATCTCGGCCATCTCCTTTGGCATGGCGCTGATGTTCGGCACGGCCGGCTTGCCGCACATCCTGATGCGTTTCTTCACGGTGCCGAGCGCCAAGGAAGCGCGCAAGTCCGTGTTCTGGGCCACCACCTGGATCGCCTACTTCTACATTCTGACCTTCATCATCGGTTTTGGCGCCATCGTACTGGTAAGCACCAATCCCGAGTTCAAGGATGCTGCCGGCAAGCTGCTGGGCGGTAACAACATGGCGGCCGTGCATCTGGCCAAGGCTGTGGGCGGCAATGTCTTCCTGGGCTTCATGTCGGCGGTCGCGTTCGCCACCATCCTCGCCGTCGTGGCTGGTTTGACCCTGTCGGGCGCGTCGGCCGTGTCGCACGATCTGTATGCCACCGTCATCAAGAAGGGCAAGGCCACGGGCGCCAACGAATTGAAAGTGTCGCGCGTGACCACCATTGTTCTGGGCATCATCGCCGTCGTGCTGGGCATCGCGTTTGAAAAGCAGAACATCGCCTTCATGGTCTCGCTGGCTTTCGCGATTGCCGCTTCCGCCAACTTCCCCGTGCTGTTCATGTCGGTGCTGTGGAAAGACTGCACCACGCGGGGCGCCACCATCGGCGGCTTCCTGGGCTTGACCACGGCCGTCGCGCTGACGGTGGTGTCGAAGTCCGTCTGGGTCGACGTGCTGGGCCATCCGGCGGCGCTGTTCCCGTACGCCTCGCCGGCGCTGTTCTCGATGACGGCAGGCTTCGTCGGCATCTGGCTGTTCTCGGTGCTCGACAAGAGCCCGCGCGCGCGCATCGACCGCGCCGGCTACGAAGCGCAGCAAATGCGTTCGGAGACGGGCATCGGCGCGGCAGGCGCCAGCGCGCATTGA
- a CDS encoding RrF2 family transcriptional regulator, with translation MRLTAYTDYTLRTLMYLGAHRDRLVTIQDIADLHAISKNHLMKVVHQLGLSGIVETVRGRNGGLRLARDPAEINIGTVVRETESDFFMAECFNKENNTCPLAPDCLLKAKLGQATAAFLAVLDTVTLASILEATPGVPALAAGVIPLRVAK, from the coding sequence ATGCGACTGACTGCCTACACTGACTACACCCTGCGCACCCTGATGTATTTGGGCGCGCACCGCGACCGGCTCGTGACCATCCAGGACATCGCCGACCTGCATGCGATTTCAAAAAATCACCTGATGAAGGTGGTGCACCAGCTGGGCCTGTCAGGCATCGTGGAAACGGTGCGCGGGAGAAATGGCGGCCTGCGCCTGGCGCGCGACCCGGCCGAGATCAATATCGGCACCGTGGTGCGCGAGACGGAAAGCGATTTTTTCATGGCGGAATGTTTTAACAAGGAAAACAACACTTGCCCGCTCGCACCCGATTGCCTGCTGAAAGCCAAGCTGGGCCAGGCCACGGCCGCCTTCCTGGCCGTGCTCGACACGGTGACCCTGGCATCGATACTCGAAGCGACGCCGGGCGTGCCGGCGCTGGCGGCCGGCGTGATTCCCCTGCGCGTGGCAAAGTAA